CGAATCGCGGAGCGCGGCTTTGTTTTATACCCACTCAATGACCTGGACCCGCAGTGGCAGGATGTGAGAAGCGGTAAAACTATCGCGGAAATGGTGCAGGAACTCGGCCCGGATGAAGGACTTGAGGTACTGTCGTAACGCTTGGACGATATTTGTCGCGGTTGCTTCGGTTTCTGTCGCTGTCCTTTAGATTCTGTTAAACTTTTTTTGCAATCCTCGCCTTGCAGTTCACGGCGAGGGCGATATAGTGCAGCCCGACGTCGCCGTTGCTGCGACAAGAAAATCCGAACATAGTATTTTTGCTTGCTGGTTGTAACAGACCGGCAACAGCCTTTTTTAGTGTTTGCACGAACAGAAGAACGATCAAATAAAAGGACGAAAACAATGAACAAGAACGAATTTACGTGGGCAAAAGCAGGCGAATGGCTAAAGGGCCTGCGCGAAGAATGGCTGCTGACCCGTGCTGAACTGGCAGAGCAGGTTGGCGCGCCGTCCGTGAACTGGTTGGGTGAAATCGAAGAAGGGGAGCGTGCGCTTGCCACCGATCTTTTCAAAGGTTTTGCACGCAGCTTCAATATGTCCGTTCAGGACTTTGCCAAAACCTACGCCCAGAAGGCACATGTTGATTTTGAGCAGGCTGCATAACTGCGCCGCCATCGACGAGCCGACAGTATTCTGGCGAGAAAAGCCCCGCAGCTTGCTGCGGGGCTTTTTACTTGAAAGCGGTTTGAGCCGGGGTCAGACCATGGGACGCCTGCCGCAGGTGTCGATGATGCTGGCAATTGCCTCGGCTGTTCCCTGACCGGAGGCATCGACGCGGGCGAACAGTCCACCGGTGATCAGGGCATATTCC
The Aestuariispira ectoiniformans genome window above contains:
- a CDS encoding helix-turn-helix domain-containing protein; amino-acid sequence: MNKNEFTWAKAGEWLKGLREEWLLTRAELAEQVGAPSVNWLGEIEEGERALATDLFKGFARSFNMSVQDFAKTYAQKAHVDFEQAA